The region GGGGCCGCAGTACCATGCCTTACGAGGTGGCGATCGAACCCACCTCCCAGAATTTCCTGTTTGCCCTCGAAGGCACGCAGGTTCTTAGTTTGGAAGCAGGACGAGTCACCAGTTTAAACCATTCTGTGTTTAGGACAAATCGTCCAATTGTGGCGACGACTGTGTATCAAGGCTGGTGGGGCATGCACTTTCGCGACACCACTGAACCGACGGTCGCAGATTTAAAAACACCAGAGTTTAAAGGTAAAGTGGCCGAGTGGTTAGCTGAGGCCAGCAAGGCCGGGCACACGCCCGAGGAGCGATTAGATCAGATCAAAAAGCTCTTTGTTGAAAAGAAATTTGTTTATACTTTGAACCCTGGCACTTATGGCACCAACGATTTAGAAGAATTTCTGTTCGAACGTCGTAAAGGTTTTTGCGAACATTTCGCGGGGGCGTATGCAACATTGGCCAGAGGATTGGGCGTTCCAGCTCGCGTCGTCGTGGGATATCAAGGGGGACGCTTTAATCCTTTAGGTAATTTTTGGAGAATTGCGCAAAGAGACGCGCATGCTTGGGCCGAGGTTTATGTTGATAAGACCTGGCAGAGGGTCGATCCCACATCATGGGTTGCGCCGCTTCGTTTAGTGATTGGCGCTGAGGAATTTTTCTCGTTATCAGAATCAGACCAAGAAGTTTTCGCGAAGCAAATCGATTGGCGCCCCCCATCTCAGGATTCCATGTTGTGGTGGGACCGAGTGACTTTCTTGATGGAAGACTTAAACTATCGCTGGAGTTATTTCTTGATGGAGTTCGATCGAAGCTCTCAAGATTCTTTCTTTGCACTTTTAGGAAGATACAAATTATTAAGTTTTGCCGGTGTTTGTTTTGCTTTGTTGATCTTTTTCTTTTTGGTTCAAAATTTATTTAAGACGCGAGTTAAGATCAGCGAAGAACAAGAGTTTCTGAATGAAGTCCAAGAGTGGGGCCTTCAACATCACATTATTCGGGCACCCAGCGAGCCACCTTTGCAGTATTTCAAAAGGGTCGAAAATAAATTTCCAGAGCTGAAAGAGGTTTTAGGAAAAGTCGCGCGCTTTTATGACTTGAAAGTTTACGCCGGGCAACCGGGATCGGATTCTGCAAAAGCTTTAAAGCAAGAGTGGAAGTCTTCTATAACTTCTATAAATGGAAGAGGGTCAGACTAAGCTGACCCTACTTCGGACGATATCTATGTTTGGCAGAAAATTGCCAGATTCAGATTTCTCTTCGTAAAGATTCCTCTTAGGCTGCGCATCTTCTGAGATACCGTTTCATTTTTCATTATACATGCCTAGATGCGAATTA is a window of Bdellovibrio sp. SKB1291214 DNA encoding:
- a CDS encoding DUF3488 and transglutaminase-like domain-containing protein, whose amino-acid sequence is MRKEFFAQTYFSLSVVMAMLMVAVEVTPWVAFLGMGMLIWKWGTEKYHWQGLSRRFTGFLSMLLLGQVLFQYRTIVGQEPSYTLLLGLSGLRVMDYSNDRDHKFVALLAFILISVKALFSIDIYWILPSAFAFWGIWYSLIPAHTPAKGRTLWKIFLLSVPFTVILFFAFPRVVIPWAMSRGSTYGQIGFTEDLNPGRVAEIAGSTQLAFRAKIDRLPLKESKDLYWRGSVLSASRGLVWRAIPTMPNSAETIRGRSTMPYEVAIEPTSQNFLFALEGTQVLSLEAGRVTSLNHSVFRTNRPIVATTVYQGWWGMHFRDTTEPTVADLKTPEFKGKVAEWLAEASKAGHTPEERLDQIKKLFVEKKFVYTLNPGTYGTNDLEEFLFERRKGFCEHFAGAYATLARGLGVPARVVVGYQGGRFNPLGNFWRIAQRDAHAWAEVYVDKTWQRVDPTSWVAPLRLVIGAEEFFSLSESDQEVFAKQIDWRPPSQDSMLWWDRVTFLMEDLNYRWSYFLMEFDRSSQDSFFALLGRYKLLSFAGVCFALLIFFFLVQNLFKTRVKISEEQEFLNEVQEWGLQHHIIRAPSEPPLQYFKRVENKFPELKEVLGKVARFYDLKVYAGQPGSDSAKALKQEWKSSITSINGRGSD